In Denitratisoma sp. DHT3, one DNA window encodes the following:
- a CDS encoding MaoC family dehydratase produces the protein MSWTETRRFDQVAVGEDLPPLDIPISVRQIVSCAIATRDYQNVHHDLEATRALGSPNIFMNILTTGGLVERYIGEWAGPEALFRKVAIRLGAPNYPGDTMTMSAKVTAKGEAERTVELDVTGRNAIGNHLMATVVVALPC, from the coding sequence ATGAGCTGGACGGAAACCCGCCGGTTCGATCAGGTGGCGGTCGGCGAGGACCTGCCGCCGCTGGACATCCCGATCAGCGTGCGGCAGATCGTCTCCTGCGCCATCGCCACCCGCGATTACCAGAACGTGCATCACGATCTGGAAGCCACCCGCGCCCTCGGCTCGCCCAACATCTTCATGAACATCCTCACCACGGGCGGGCTGGTGGAACGCTACATCGGCGAGTGGGCCGGCCCCGAGGCGCTGTTCCGCAAGGTGGCGATCCGCCTGGGGGCGCCCAATTATCCGGGCGACACCATGACCATGAGCGCCAAGGTCACCGCCAAGGGCGAAGCGGAGCGCACCGTGGAACTGGACGTCACCGGCCGCAATGCCATCGGCAACCACCTGATGGCCACCGTGGTGGTGGCGCTGCCGTGCTGA
- a CDS encoding lipid-transfer protein, with protein sequence MSTHPLSRRVAVAGIGATEFSKNSGRTEIHLAMEAVLAALADAGIDPKEVDGLSTFTMDNVPEREVFRLLGGKQLKFFSRTHEGGGAACAPLLHGAMAIHSGVADVVVCYRAMNERSWYRFGSGVADWPASPLAESVHFGWYNPFGLVSPASWIAMAAQRYMHDFGATSEDFGRVAVAARDFAAVNPKAFFHGKPLTLEQHQASRWIVEPLHLYDCCQESDGAVAVVLVSAERARSLKQKPVLIAAAAQGMTDDMQSVTSFYRKDITALSEMRLVADQLYAMADLTPDDIQTAVLYDHFSPFILPQLEVFGFCRRGEAKDFVRAGEHARGGRLPINTNGGQLGEAYIHGMNGIAEGVRQLRGTSVNQVANVKNVVVSAGSGVPTSGLILSTE encoded by the coding sequence ATGAGCACGCATCCCCTGTCCCGGCGCGTGGCGGTCGCGGGCATCGGCGCCACCGAGTTCTCCAAGAACTCCGGGCGCACCGAGATCCATCTGGCGATGGAGGCCGTGCTGGCCGCCCTGGCCGACGCGGGCATCGATCCCAAGGAGGTGGACGGCCTGTCCACCTTCACCATGGACAACGTGCCGGAGCGGGAAGTGTTCCGCCTCCTGGGCGGCAAGCAGCTGAAGTTCTTCAGCCGCACCCACGAGGGCGGCGGCGCGGCCTGCGCCCCGCTGCTGCACGGCGCGATGGCGATCCACAGCGGCGTCGCCGACGTGGTGGTGTGCTACCGGGCGATGAACGAGCGCTCCTGGTACCGCTTCGGTTCCGGCGTCGCCGACTGGCCGGCGAGCCCGCTGGCCGAGTCGGTGCATTTCGGCTGGTACAACCCCTTCGGCCTGGTCTCCCCGGCGTCCTGGATCGCCATGGCGGCGCAGCGCTACATGCACGACTTCGGCGCCACCAGCGAGGATTTCGGCCGGGTGGCCGTGGCGGCGCGGGATTTCGCCGCGGTCAATCCCAAGGCCTTTTTCCACGGCAAGCCGCTGACGCTGGAGCAGCACCAGGCTTCGCGCTGGATCGTCGAGCCGCTGCACCTCTACGACTGCTGCCAGGAATCCGACGGCGCCGTGGCGGTGGTGCTGGTCTCCGCCGAGCGGGCCAGGAGCCTGAAGCAGAAGCCGGTGCTGATCGCCGCCGCGGCGCAGGGGATGACCGACGACATGCAGAGCGTCACCTCCTTCTACCGCAAGGACATCACGGCCCTGTCCGAGATGCGCCTGGTGGCGGATCAGCTCTACGCGATGGCCGACCTGACGCCCGACGACATCCAGACGGCGGTGCTCTACGATCATTTCTCGCCCTTCATCCTGCCCCAGCTGGAGGTCTTCGGCTTCTGCCGGCGCGGCGAGGCCAAGGATTTCGTCCGTGCCGGCGAGCACGCGCGCGGCGGCCGCCTGCCGATCAACACCAACGGCGGCCAGCTGGGCGAGGCCTACATCCACGGCATGAACGGTATCGCGGAAGGCGTGCGCCAGTTGCGCGGCACCTCCGTCAACCAGGTTGCCAACGTCAAGAATGTGGTGGTCTCCGCCGGCAGCGGCGTGCCCACCAGCGGTCTAATCCTGTCCACTGAATGA
- a CDS encoding acyl-CoA dehydrogenase family protein yields MHVNLSPEQEAMKLEIRAYFNQLMTPESKALLHDYKNPARVHEYKRVVRQMGKDGWLAVGWPKEYGGKGYTPLEQLIFFEESFLAGAVLPFVTINTVGPALMAHGSEEHKKKFLPGMAAGEIHFSIGYTEPAAGTDLATLKTAAVKDSDGFVVNGNKVFTSDADAADYVWLACRSDPDLPRHKGISILIVDTKDPGFSFTPIYTVGHMTNVTYYDNVRVPASMLVGELNGGWKLITSQLNHERIGLGAMGVKARGDFVKTLEWARSADASGRRPIDTPWVASRLADCYRQVEAMRLMSYRMAADLTAGKMDVGLASASKVFGTEATIDVYRKLMEVVGAGSLYQHGSPAAALNGILEEEYRGALVNTFGGGVNEMLRDMASQFGLGMAKASR; encoded by the coding sequence ATGCACGTGAATCTGTCCCCCGAACAAGAGGCCATGAAGCTGGAGATCCGGGCCTATTTCAACCAGTTGATGACGCCCGAGTCCAAGGCCCTGCTGCACGACTACAAGAACCCGGCGCGGGTCCACGAGTACAAGCGGGTGGTGCGCCAGATGGGCAAGGACGGCTGGCTCGCGGTGGGCTGGCCGAAGGAGTACGGCGGCAAGGGCTACACGCCGCTGGAGCAGCTGATCTTCTTCGAGGAGTCGTTCCTGGCCGGCGCGGTCCTGCCGTTCGTGACGATCAACACCGTGGGGCCGGCGCTGATGGCCCACGGCTCCGAGGAGCACAAGAAGAAGTTCCTGCCCGGCATGGCCGCCGGCGAAATCCATTTCAGCATCGGCTACACCGAGCCGGCCGCCGGCACCGACCTGGCCACCCTGAAGACCGCGGCGGTGAAGGATAGCGACGGTTTCGTGGTGAATGGCAACAAGGTCTTCACCTCCGACGCCGACGCCGCCGACTACGTCTGGCTGGCCTGCCGCAGCGATCCGGATCTGCCGCGCCACAAGGGCATCTCGATCCTGATCGTGGACACCAAGGACCCCGGCTTCTCCTTCACGCCGATCTACACGGTGGGCCACATGACCAACGTCACCTACTACGACAACGTGCGGGTGCCGGCGTCCATGCTGGTCGGGGAACTCAACGGCGGCTGGAAGCTGATCACCTCCCAGCTCAACCACGAGCGCATCGGGCTGGGCGCGATGGGCGTCAAGGCGCGCGGCGACTTCGTGAAGACGCTGGAATGGGCGCGCAGCGCCGACGCGAGCGGGCGCCGGCCGATCGACACGCCCTGGGTGGCGAGCCGGCTCGCCGACTGCTACCGCCAGGTGGAGGCGATGCGGCTGATGAGCTACCGCATGGCGGCCGACCTCACCGCCGGCAAGATGGACGTGGGCCTGGCCTCCGCCTCCAAGGTGTTCGGCACCGAGGCCACCATCGACGTGTATCGCAAGCTGATGGAAGTGGTCGGTGCCGGCAGCCTGTACCAGCACGGCAGCCCGGCGGCGGCGCTGAACGGCATCCTCGAGGAGGAATACCGCGGCGCCCTGGTGAACACCTTCGGCGGCGGGGTCAACGAGATGCTGCGCGACATGGCCTCCCAGTTCGGCCTGGGCATGGCCAAGGCCAGCCGCTGA
- a CDS encoding long-chain-acyl-CoA synthetase translates to MVVSRDETQVKLDRRNAVAGRHKPRQTYTMADRFEECAADSGERIFIHYGDHHWTYGEVNAIANRYARALQGLGLKYGDACAMAVENRPEFFFLLWALAKLGVTASLINTNITGKALAHCLSITSAKAAIVGEECLVHFHCPEVQGTLPLWLLPDAEKPADPALRQTCGADVSALAEGQPDDNLAPSVRDGLLAEQPFVHIYTSGTTGLPKAVLNSHMRVLTTGDVMQVTTDLGPGDVCYCFLPLYHGAALMSLTSTALSARAALMLRRKFSLREFWSDVRKYKVTFAQYVGEICRYLLNQPETPADRDHTLRKVMGAGLNAEVWERFATRFGIEDIYEGWGATESNGNIQNVDNFKGSIGRIPYWEKTNIRLVRYDVETESHPRDANGHMILCQPGETGEIVAFIVNHPDIGGGRFEGYTSPEATEKKILRNVFQDGDAYFSSGDLARYDDEGYFYFVDRIGDTFRWKSENVSTSEVADAFASYPGLEILTVYGVKVPDHEGRAGMAAVVMAPGRDFDPKAFYDMAAANLPGYAVPYFVRVSPQADMTSTFKLRRVDLQRQGYDPSQFTDPLLVRDDQAKTYVPYSESALAALGMKPFVAS, encoded by the coding sequence ATGGTGGTATCGCGGGACGAAACGCAGGTGAAGCTGGATCGGCGCAATGCGGTTGCGGGGCGGCACAAACCCCGGCAGACCTATACGATGGCCGACCGCTTCGAGGAATGCGCGGCCGATTCCGGTGAGCGCATCTTCATCCATTACGGCGATCACCATTGGACCTACGGCGAGGTCAATGCCATCGCCAACCGCTACGCCCGCGCGCTGCAAGGGCTGGGGCTCAAGTACGGCGACGCCTGCGCGATGGCCGTCGAAAACCGGCCGGAATTCTTCTTCCTGCTCTGGGCCCTGGCCAAGCTGGGGGTCACGGCCTCCCTGATCAACACCAACATCACCGGCAAGGCGCTGGCGCATTGCCTCTCCATCACCAGCGCCAAGGCCGCCATCGTCGGCGAGGAGTGCCTGGTCCATTTCCATTGTCCCGAAGTGCAAGGCACGCTGCCGCTGTGGCTGCTGCCCGATGCCGAAAAGCCCGCCGATCCCGCCCTGCGCCAGACCTGCGGCGCCGACGTGAGCGCCCTGGCCGAGGGCCAGCCGGACGACAACCTGGCGCCGTCGGTGCGGGATGGCCTGCTGGCCGAGCAACCCTTCGTGCATATCTACACTTCCGGCACCACCGGCCTGCCCAAGGCGGTGTTGAACAGCCACATGCGGGTGCTCACCACCGGCGACGTGATGCAGGTCACCACCGACCTGGGGCCGGGTGACGTCTGTTACTGTTTCCTGCCGCTCTACCACGGCGCGGCCCTGATGTCGCTGACCTCCACGGCGCTCTCGGCGCGGGCCGCCCTGATGCTGCGGCGCAAGTTCAGCCTGCGCGAATTCTGGTCCGACGTGCGCAAGTACAAGGTCACCTTCGCCCAGTACGTGGGCGAGATCTGCCGCTATCTGCTGAACCAGCCCGAGACGCCCGCGGATCGCGACCATACCTTGAGGAAGGTGATGGGCGCCGGCCTGAACGCCGAGGTCTGGGAGCGCTTCGCCACGCGTTTCGGCATCGAGGACATCTACGAAGGCTGGGGCGCCACCGAATCCAACGGCAACATCCAGAACGTCGACAACTTCAAGGGCTCCATCGGCCGCATTCCCTACTGGGAGAAGACCAACATCCGCCTGGTGCGCTACGACGTGGAAACCGAGAGCCATCCGCGCGACGCGAACGGCCACATGATCCTCTGCCAGCCGGGCGAGACCGGGGAAATCGTCGCCTTCATCGTCAACCATCCCGACATCGGCGGTGGCCGCTTCGAGGGCTATACCTCGCCCGAGGCGACGGAGAAGAAGATCCTGCGCAACGTGTTCCAGGACGGCGACGCCTATTTCTCCTCCGGCGATCTGGCCCGCTACGACGACGAGGGCTACTTCTACTTCGTCGACCGCATCGGCGACACCTTCCGCTGGAAGAGCGAGAACGTCTCCACCAGCGAAGTCGCCGACGCCTTCGCCAGCTATCCGGGGCTGGAGATCCTCACGGTGTATGGCGTCAAGGTGCCCGACCACGAAGGCCGCGCCGGCATGGCCGCGGTGGTGATGGCGCCGGGCCGCGACTTCGATCCCAAGGCCTTCTACGACATGGCGGCGGCGAACCTGCCCGGCTATGCGGTACCCTATTTCGTGCGTGTCAGCCCTCAGGCCGACATGACCTCCACCTTCAAGCTGCGCCGGGTCGATCTGCAGCGCCAGGGCTACGATCCGAGCCAGTTCACCGACCCCCTGCTGGTGCGCGACGACCAGGCGAAGACCTACGTGCCCTATAGCGAATCGGCTCTGGCGGCGCTGGGCATGAAGCCTTTCGTGGCATCCTGA
- a CDS encoding MBL fold metallo-hydrolase has translation MKTLSFPFQAPASNGELIDVVPGQIKWLRMPLPLALNHINLYLVRDGAGWRMVDTGINTKETRAIWERVLPALDGPITGIVCTHHHGDHCGLAGWFTEKLRVPLYMSRAEYFAMRIYDGGFSADSWEFREFFVRAGMSEAELQVLIDTLNGFNKIFSESPMPRAYQRLRDGGTLTIGDHVWQVWGGEGHSPEHASLYCPDLGVLLSGDQLLARISPNVGVLPFEPEANPLEDWLASLAHIGRLPGETLVLPAHELPFHGLKARAEELRQHHQGVLDKIEALCAGQPDTAYGLANRYFGSRGGSMDSILAIAETLAHLAYLCGQGRVQRELQQDGSHQYRVRAA, from the coding sequence ATGAAAACCCTTTCCTTTCCCTTTCAGGCGCCCGCCAGCAATGGCGAACTGATCGATGTGGTACCGGGGCAGATCAAGTGGCTGCGCATGCCGCTGCCCCTGGCCCTGAATCACATCAACCTCTACCTGGTGCGGGATGGCGCCGGCTGGCGCATGGTGGATACCGGCATCAACACCAAGGAGACCCGGGCGATCTGGGAGCGGGTCCTGCCGGCCCTGGACGGCCCCATCACCGGCATCGTCTGCACCCATCACCATGGCGACCATTGCGGCCTGGCCGGCTGGTTCACGGAGAAGCTGCGCGTCCCGCTCTACATGAGCCGGGCCGAGTATTTCGCGATGCGGATCTACGACGGCGGGTTTTCCGCCGACTCCTGGGAGTTCCGCGAGTTCTTCGTGCGCGCGGGCATGTCGGAGGCCGAGTTGCAGGTGCTGATCGACACCCTCAACGGTTTCAACAAGATCTTCTCCGAATCGCCGATGCCGCGCGCCTACCAGCGCCTGCGCGACGGTGGGACGCTGACCATCGGCGATCATGTGTGGCAGGTGTGGGGCGGGGAGGGCCATTCGCCGGAACATGCCTCGCTGTATTGCCCCGATCTGGGCGTGCTGCTGAGCGGCGACCAGCTGCTGGCCCGCATCAGCCCCAACGTCGGCGTGCTGCCCTTCGAGCCCGAGGCCAATCCCCTGGAAGACTGGCTCGCCTCCCTCGCGCACATCGGCCGTCTGCCCGGGGAAACCCTGGTGCTGCCGGCCCATGAACTGCCCTTCCATGGCCTCAAGGCACGGGCGGAGGAACTGCGCCAGCATCACCAGGGGGTGCTCGACAAGATCGAGGCGCTCTGCGCCGGGCAGCCGGACACGGCCTACGGCCTGGCGAACCGCTACTTCGGCAGCCGCGGCGGCTCCATGGACAGCATTCTGGCGATCGCCGAGACCCTGGCCCATCTGGCCTATCTGTGCGGCCAGGGCCGGGTGCAGCGGGAATTGCAGCAGGACGGCAGTCATCAGTATCGGGTGCGGGCCGCCTGA
- a CDS encoding acyl-CoA dehydrogenase family protein gives MNELDTFRTEVRAWVEANYPASLRSPILEGELPMASSKIDFKSADARLWYERMRDKGWLAPDWPAEYGGAGLDAARARIVEVELSRAGCRQPLVSLGIWMIGPVLLEFGTDEQKARYLPGTGRGEIGWCQGFSEPNAGSDLASLKMSAVQDGDDFVVNGSKIWTSYAFLADQMYALVRTSNEGNKQQGITMVLIDMKSPGITVRPIDLISGKSSFCQVFFDNVRVPLKNMVGPLNGGWGVAKRLLTFERKAMSKFSELNLPGPSLVPIVKKALGDANGRIGSAVMRDKVAGLEIETHVQGLTQQRIVEMMKAGKDVTNVSATMKYQLSDTLKKGSETMVAALGLQGLGWESEGFAKDELEATKQWLNDKAHSIAGGSSEVQLNIIAKRVLGLPE, from the coding sequence TTGAACGAACTCGACACTTTCCGCACTGAAGTGCGCGCCTGGGTGGAAGCCAACTACCCGGCCTCCCTGCGGTCGCCGATCCTGGAGGGCGAACTGCCGATGGCCTCCAGCAAGATCGATTTCAAGAGCGCGGACGCCCGCCTCTGGTACGAGCGCATGCGCGACAAGGGCTGGCTGGCCCCCGACTGGCCGGCGGAGTACGGCGGCGCCGGCCTGGATGCCGCCCGCGCCCGCATCGTCGAAGTGGAACTGTCCCGCGCCGGCTGCCGCCAGCCCCTGGTGAGCCTGGGCATCTGGATGATCGGCCCGGTGCTGCTGGAGTTCGGTACCGACGAGCAGAAGGCGCGCTACCTGCCCGGCACCGGCCGCGGCGAGATCGGTTGGTGCCAGGGCTTTTCCGAGCCCAACGCCGGCTCCGACCTGGCCTCCTTGAAGATGTCCGCCGTGCAGGACGGCGACGATTTCGTGGTGAATGGTTCCAAGATCTGGACCTCCTACGCCTTCCTCGCCGACCAGATGTACGCCCTGGTGCGCACCAGCAACGAAGGCAACAAGCAGCAGGGCATCACCATGGTGCTGATCGACATGAAGTCGCCCGGCATCACCGTGCGCCCGATCGACCTGATCAGCGGCAAGTCCAGCTTCTGCCAGGTGTTCTTCGACAACGTGCGGGTACCGCTGAAGAACATGGTCGGCCCCTTGAACGGCGGCTGGGGCGTGGCCAAGCGCCTGCTCACCTTCGAGCGCAAGGCGATGTCCAAGTTCTCCGAGCTGAACCTGCCCGGCCCGAGCCTGGTACCCATCGTGAAGAAGGCCCTGGGCGACGCCAACGGCCGCATCGGCAGCGCGGTGATGCGCGACAAGGTCGCCGGCCTGGAGATCGAGACCCACGTCCAGGGCCTGACCCAGCAGCGCATCGTCGAGATGATGAAGGCCGGCAAGGACGTGACCAACGTCAGCGCCACCATGAAGTACCAGCTCTCCGACACCCTGAAGAAGGGGTCCGAGACCATGGTGGCGGCGCTGGGCCTGCAGGGCCTGGGCTGGGAGAGCGAGGGCTTCGCCAAGGACGAGCTGGAGGCCACCAAGCAGTGGCTCAATGACAAGGCCCACTCCATCGCGGGGGGCAGCTCCGAGGTTCAACTCAACATCATCGCCAAGCGTGTGCTCGGCCTGCCGGAATGA
- a CDS encoding acyl-CoA dehydrogenase family protein yields the protein MGMLFDSEQEMLAETARGFFAEHAPVAALRKLRDSQDPLGYQPEVWRQMVDLGWTAIVFPEAHGGLEFGYKGLGAVFEQASRTLAATPLFGTVALGGSALLLGGSDAQKEAWLPRIIGGEALFTLAVDEKPRHDPKAIALSAQASDGGYVLNGEKHYVVDGTIADQLVVVARTSGQPGDADGLTLFLVDAKAAGVERLRRTLVDSRNIASIRFSNVAVPASAVIGAVGQGGALLDSVLDRARILLTAEMLGSAAWMFETTVAYLKERVQFDVPIGSFQALQHRAAQMYIALEMSRSAVLAALTAIDENSPQLPLLASLAKAKVSDTIELISNEAVQMHGGIGMTDELDVGLHLKRARVSQQFFGDASFHRDRYATLRGF from the coding sequence ATGGGAATGTTGTTTGATTCCGAACAGGAAATGCTGGCCGAAACCGCACGGGGTTTCTTCGCGGAGCACGCGCCCGTCGCCGCCCTGCGCAAGCTGCGCGACAGCCAGGACCCGCTGGGCTATCAGCCCGAGGTGTGGCGGCAGATGGTGGACCTGGGCTGGACGGCGATCGTCTTCCCCGAGGCCCATGGCGGACTGGAGTTCGGCTACAAGGGCCTGGGTGCCGTGTTCGAGCAGGCCAGCCGCACCCTGGCGGCGACGCCGCTGTTCGGCACCGTGGCCCTGGGCGGCAGCGCGCTCCTGCTGGGCGGCAGCGATGCCCAGAAGGAAGCCTGGCTGCCCAGGATCATCGGCGGCGAAGCCCTGTTCACCCTGGCGGTGGACGAGAAGCCGCGCCACGATCCCAAGGCCATCGCGCTCAGCGCTCAGGCCAGCGACGGCGGCTATGTGCTGAACGGCGAGAAGCACTACGTGGTGGACGGCACCATCGCCGACCAGCTGGTGGTGGTGGCCCGCACCTCGGGCCAGCCCGGCGATGCTGACGGATTGACGCTGTTCCTGGTCGATGCCAAGGCCGCCGGCGTCGAGCGCCTGCGCCGCACCCTGGTGGACAGCCGCAACATCGCCAGCATCCGCTTCAGCAACGTCGCCGTGCCCGCCAGCGCCGTGATCGGCGCCGTGGGGCAGGGCGGTGCGCTGCTCGACAGCGTGCTGGACCGCGCCCGCATCCTGCTCACCGCCGAGATGCTGGGTTCCGCCGCCTGGATGTTCGAGACCACCGTCGCCTACCTGAAGGAGCGGGTGCAGTTCGACGTGCCGATCGGCTCCTTCCAGGCGTTGCAGCACCGCGCCGCGCAGATGTACATCGCCCTGGAGATGAGCCGCAGCGCCGTGCTGGCGGCGCTCACCGCGATCGACGAGAACTCGCCGCAGCTGCCGCTGCTGGCGTCGCTGGCCAAGGCCAAGGTTTCCGATACCATCGAGCTGATCAGCAACGAAGCGGTGCAGATGCACGGCGGCATCGGCATGACCGACGAGCTGGACGTGGGCCTCCACCTCAAGCGGGCGCGCGTCTCGCAGCAGTTCTTCGGCGACGCGTCCTTCCATCGGGACCGTTATGCCACGTTGCGCGGCTTCTGA
- a CDS encoding class I adenylate-forming enzyme family protein, whose translation MKAIVEKLNTAKAQVTAPGAPFELVERELGGNTYRVFKNAPENVMHLINQGRQFGDKTFLVYQGQRWSFNEFFRHADALASQLAGRYGVQKGDRVAIAMRNRPEWMAAFVAIVSLGAIAVPLNSWSQREELVQNLANAEPKVLFCDPERLAHVTGDLDGLDIQAVVTDASVAEGGRISHYDKLCVDALTPPPVDIGGDDPVMIMYTSGTTSGAKGVLSNHRAFCQALMNIDFVSAITAMASPQRIQAMMASGFEPAALLSVPLFHVSGLQALFLGALKAGRKIVIMYKWDVDQAIDLIEQERLTQLNGSPAMMQQLFASPRFDQADMSSIAAVGFGGSATPQVLLDTTLRKFPNSLPGTGYGLTETNSTASSFTAEAFAYKPRSSGIISPIVEIHAEDDLGNVLPKGSTGELCVRGVTVMMGYWRNPTATEAALRDGWFHSGDIGYVDEEDFVFIVDRIKDIVNRGGEKISTLEVESCIHHLPGVAEVAAFAVPDAEMGEVLAVAIVPEAGVSLDAEAVRQHVAAHLAGFKVPKHVSVRNETLPRNASGKVMKQVLKAEIIGGS comes from the coding sequence ATGAAAGCAATCGTCGAGAAACTGAATACGGCCAAGGCCCAGGTAACGGCGCCCGGCGCGCCCTTCGAGCTGGTGGAGCGGGAACTGGGAGGCAATACTTATCGGGTCTTCAAGAACGCCCCCGAGAACGTGATGCACCTGATCAACCAGGGTCGCCAGTTCGGCGACAAGACCTTCCTGGTCTATCAGGGGCAGCGCTGGAGCTTCAACGAGTTTTTCCGCCACGCCGACGCCCTGGCCTCGCAACTGGCCGGTCGCTATGGCGTGCAGAAGGGCGACCGCGTGGCGATCGCCATGCGCAACCGCCCAGAGTGGATGGCGGCCTTCGTCGCCATCGTCTCCCTCGGCGCCATCGCCGTTCCGCTCAACAGCTGGAGCCAGCGCGAGGAACTGGTGCAGAACCTCGCCAACGCCGAACCCAAGGTGCTGTTCTGTGACCCGGAACGTCTTGCTCACGTGACCGGAGACCTGGATGGCCTGGACATCCAGGCCGTGGTCACCGACGCCAGCGTCGCCGAAGGCGGACGCATCAGCCATTACGACAAGCTGTGCGTCGATGCGCTGACGCCGCCGCCGGTGGATATCGGCGGCGACGACCCGGTGATGATCATGTACACCTCCGGCACCACCAGCGGCGCCAAGGGCGTGCTCTCCAACCACCGGGCCTTCTGTCAGGCCCTGATGAACATCGACTTCGTTTCCGCCATTACCGCCATGGCCAGCCCGCAGCGGATCCAGGCCATGATGGCCTCCGGCTTCGAGCCCGCGGCGCTGCTCTCGGTGCCGCTGTTCCACGTCAGCGGCCTGCAGGCGCTGTTCCTGGGCGCGCTGAAGGCGGGGCGCAAGATCGTCATCATGTACAAGTGGGACGTGGACCAGGCCATCGACCTGATCGAGCAGGAGCGGCTGACCCAGCTCAACGGCTCGCCGGCGATGATGCAGCAGCTGTTCGCCTCGCCCCGCTTCGACCAGGCCGACATGTCCAGCATCGCGGCGGTGGGTTTCGGCGGTTCGGCGACGCCCCAGGTCCTGCTCGACACCACGCTGCGCAAGTTCCCCAATTCCCTGCCGGGCACCGGCTACGGCCTGACCGAGACCAATTCGACCGCCTCCTCGTTTACCGCCGAGGCCTTCGCCTACAAGCCCCGTTCCAGCGGCATCATCTCGCCCATCGTCGAAATCCACGCCGAGGACGACCTGGGCAACGTGCTGCCCAAGGGGAGCACGGGCGAACTCTGCGTGCGCGGCGTGACGGTGATGATGGGCTACTGGCGCAACCCCACCGCCACCGAGGCGGCACTGCGGGACGGCTGGTTCCACTCCGGCGACATCGGCTACGTGGATGAGGAAGACTTCGTCTTCATCGTGGACCGCATCAAGGACATCGTCAATCGCGGCGGGGAAAAGATATCCACCCTCGAGGTCGAATCCTGCATCCACCACCTGCCCGGTGTGGCCGAGGTGGCGGCCTTCGCTGTACCTGATGCGGAAATGGGCGAGGTCCTGGCGGTCGCCATCGTGCCCGAGGCCGGCGTCAGCCTCGACGCCGAGGCCGTGCGCCAGCACGTGGCCGCCCATCTGGCCGGCTTCAAGGTGCCCAAGCATGTGTCCGTGCGCAACGAGACTCTGCCCCGCAATGCGAGCGGCAAGGTGATGAAGCAGGTGCTGAAGGCGGAGATCATCGGCGGCAGCTGA
- a CDS encoding SDR family NAD(P)-dependent oxidoreductase, whose translation MGDLTGKVAIVTGAGRGLGREEALQLARQGARVVINDINLPAAVEASHATVADIKALGGEAIAVFGDCADSNDSDTLFKTTLETFGDVNIVVNNAGFCRDKTIFAMSDDEFDSVVRVHLRGHFVNMRNATKYWREKAKSAPVYGRLVSTASESMLYGTPGQPNYAAAKAGIVAMTMGAAQLMIKYGITANVIMPRARTAMTESAPSAPMFAAPEKGFDVFNPENVAPLVGYLASPESGHISGEVFIVWGGQVTVVQRPTLGTSFNSSNGGKWALDDMHKVMSTYFNESHKPVADGYSMPI comes from the coding sequence ATGGGTGATTTGACCGGAAAGGTTGCCATCGTTACCGGCGCCGGCCGCGGCCTGGGCCGCGAGGAGGCCCTCCAGCTGGCACGCCAGGGCGCCCGCGTGGTGATCAACGACATCAATCTGCCCGCCGCCGTCGAGGCCTCCCACGCCACCGTGGCCGACATCAAGGCCCTGGGCGGCGAAGCCATCGCCGTCTTCGGCGACTGCGCCGACAGCAACGATTCCGACACCCTGTTCAAGACCACGCTGGAAACCTTCGGCGATGTGAACATCGTGGTGAACAACGCCGGCTTCTGCCGCGACAAGACCATCTTCGCCATGAGCGACGACGAGTTCGACTCCGTGGTGCGCGTGCATCTGCGCGGCCACTTCGTGAACATGCGCAACGCCACCAAGTACTGGCGCGAGAAGGCCAAGTCGGCCCCGGTCTATGGCCGCCTGGTGAGCACCGCCTCCGAGTCCATGCTCTACGGCACCCCCGGCCAGCCCAACTACGCCGCCGCCAAGGCCGGCATCGTCGCCATGACCATGGGCGCCGCCCAGCTGATGATCAAGTACGGCATCACCGCCAACGTGATCATGCCCCGCGCCCGCACCGCCATGACCGAATCCGCGCCCTCCGCGCCGATGTTCGCCGCGCCGGAAAAGGGCTTCGACGTGTTCAATCCCGAGAACGTCGCCCCCCTGGTCGGCTATCTGGCCTCCCCCGAATCCGGCCACATCTCCGGCGAAGTGTTCATCGTCTGGGGCGGCCAGGTCACCGTGGTGCAGCGCCCCACCCTGGGCACCAGCTTCAACAGCTCCAACGGCGGCAAATGGGCGCTGGACGACATGCACAAGGTCATGTCCACCTACTTCAACGAGTCCCACAAGCCCGTGGCGGACGGCTACTCCATGCCGATCTGA